One genomic segment of Nothobranchius furzeri strain GRZ-AD chromosome 10, NfurGRZ-RIMD1, whole genome shotgun sequence includes these proteins:
- the bmp3 gene encoding bone morphogenetic protein 3 — MAVCPRFVLVLLYGGSYLCAGYCAMLKSDNFPQRRKVDFTHSVDKKHTAKEEQDARLQDTMTEHMQMLYAKYNRAGFPFRDGNTVRSFKAHWGTINKKELQIFNLTSLTKSEDVLSATLHYYITDLQNQSCSRSKSCARHGPRRHSHIHMVIWSFASVDNKMRSLGHFRINASTLSRDFISWQWKDITQVVNQAKHHDELLIGIDVASQGPQPWKKLLSDRSPYILVYANDSAISEPENVVASLQRSYSAGRGPSASHGFHKLREQNHTKQEQLRSRHKRSVNVLLPLQNNELPGPEYPYETPGWDETSPYEPLGTKQPRHPRKKTRKNQRQRLPLLQFDEQTIKKARKKQWNEPRNCARRYLKVDFADIGWSEWIISPKSFDAYYCSGSCQFPMPKALKPSNHATIQSIVRAVGVVPGIPEPCCIPEKMSSLSILFFDEDKNVVLKVYPNMTVDSCACR, encoded by the exons ATGGCTGTCTGCCCTCGCTTTGTGCTCGTGCTGCTGTACGGGGGGAGTTATCTGTGCGCTGGATACTGCGCGATGCTGAAATCGGACAATTTCCCGCAGAGACGGAAGGTGGATTTTACCCATTCAGTGGATAAAAAGCACACGGCGAAGGAAGAGCAGGACGCACGTTTACAGGATACGATGACGGAGCACATGCAGATGCTTTATGCGAAGTACAACCGCGCTGGATTCCCGTTCAGGGACGGGAACACGGTCCGCAGCTTCAAGGCGCACTGGG GAACTATAAACAAGAAGGAGCTGCAGATCTTTAACCTCACGTCCCTCACCAAGTCAGAAGATGTCCTGTCAGCCACTCTTCATTATTACATCACAGACCTCCAGAACCAGAGCTGCTCCAGGTCCAAAAGCTGTGCCCGGCATGGCCCCCGAAGACACAGTCACATCCACATGGTCATCTGGAGCTTCGCCTCTGTGGACAACAAGATGAGAAGCCTGGGACACTTTCGGATCAACGCCTCCACGCTCTCCAGAGACTTCATCTCCTGGCAGTGGAAGGACATAACTCAGGTGGTGAATCAGGCCAAACACCACGACGAGCTCCTGATTGGGATTGACGTGGCCTCACAAGGGCCCCAGCCATGGAAGAAGCTCCTGTCCGACCGCTCGCCCTACATCCTGGTCTACGCCAACGACTCAGCCATCTCCGAGCCGGAGAATGTGGTTGCCTCTCTCCAGAGAAGCTACTCAGCAGGGCGGGGACCTTCAGCTTCACATGGATTCCACAAGCTTCGAGAGCAAAACCACACCAAGCAAGAACAGCTGAGGTCCAGACACAAGCGCTCGGTGAACGTTCTTCTCCCTCTGCAAAACAATGAACTCCCTGGACCCGAGTATCCCTATGAGACGCCCGGCTGGGACGAGACCAGCCCGTATGAGCCTTTAGGAACCAAGCAGCCTCGTCATCCTCGGAAAAAGACGCGCAAGAATCAGCGACAGCGGTTGCCTCTGCTGCAGTTTGACGAGCAGACAATAAAAAAGGCGAGAAAGAAGCAGTGGAACGAGCCCAGGAACTGCGCCCGCAGATACCTGAAAGTGGACTTTGCCGACATCGGATGGAGTGAATGGATTATATCGCCCAAGTCGTTCGATGCTTACTACTGCTCAGGATCCTGCCAGTTCCCCATGCCAAAG GCTCTAAAGCCATCGAACCACGCCACCATCCAGAGCATCGTCCGGGCTGTGGGCGTCGTCCCGGGCATCCCCGAGCCGTGCTGCATCCCCGAGAAGATGTCCTCCCTCAGCATCCTCTTCTTCGACGAGGACAAGAACGTGGTGCTGAAGGTCTACCCCAACATGACCGTGGATTCCTGTGCCTGTCGATAG